From the genome of Perca flavescens isolate YP-PL-M2 chromosome 1, PFLA_1.0, whole genome shotgun sequence, one region includes:
- the dagla gene encoding sn1-specific diacylglycerol lipase alpha isoform X1, producing the protein MPGMVMFRRRWSVGSDDLVLPALFLFLLHCIWLVVLSVVLFGVPYGSEQSCSVTLVDHGRGYLGILVSCLICESAIMWLSMRGSILYTQPREAVQYVIYIRLAILLVELVYAVVGIAWLLQYYQPCSDVTAKNLALGIVACNWLVIFSVCITLMCTFDPTGRTFVKLKATRRRQRNLTTYTLRHRLEEGQASSWSRRLKFFMCCTRAQDTQSDAYSEVASLFAEFFRDLDIVPSDIIAGLVLLRQRQRSKRSAILDQANNDILAFLSGMPVTRNTRYLDLKNSAEMNMYKDVCYYMLFALAAYGWPMYLMRKPACGLCRLASSCPCTSVSGSRLSQSVTVEEDNCCGCNVLAIRRHFLDRDLKQVQIVYTSCHDAVYETPFFVAVDHAKKKVVISIRGTLSPKDALTDLTGDSERLPLEEQHGTWLGHKGMVYSAEYIKKKLEQEMILSQAFGRDLNKGTMHYGLVIVGHSLGAGTAAILSFLLRPQYPTLHCYSYSPPGGLFSEDAMEYSKEFVTSVVLGKDLVPRLGLSQLEGFRRHLLEVLQKSNKPKWRIIAGGTKCIPKSELPVEDEDPQSQPAAPPSSRLWLHPSDLSIALSASTPLYPPGKIIHVVHNHPPETCCGQEEPTYSALWGDNKAFDEVIISPAMLNEHMPHMVMEGLNKVLENYNKGKTALLSAAKIMVSPTEVDLNPENMFVDTSTTSQQPTPTTHHRRNSSVRLKPLSRSCAQSEISLDGFSECPPPPVPVVLRGARERLAVELRDRKAPLAVMESLSDAESLYSLDSRRSSAALRGSPMLSCLPFPLDAPIPEENPSLSSRTELLAADCLCQETPEHLGEVGPFFTPLESRSTPDYPMRLSPATPRYSGHHSPALLNQSALAQPFKPEPNVNRKMLPDGDHQQMPGVYSPGSTPNTPLSPQIGSRPMDRENEDWELETAEKQLSAETRPAAFTSPPQLSNGNPSQAVLEFAQYLDSLFRLDGSSSPPLELSDGESESGRGSFGQGECLGDGQLLDDKQLLARATLEPNLVPKPPRTFAGSADPSSGISLSPSFPLSSSEELNDLSPAEGALPAMNSLRTSSPCHCPEENTLSSMV; encoded by the exons ATGCCTGGCATGGTGATGTTTCGGCGGCGCTGGTCAGTTGGCAGTGATGACCTGGTGCTGCCCGCcctcttcctctttttattgCACTGCATCTG GTTGGTGGttctgtctgtggttctgttCGGCGTCCCCTATGGCTCAGAACAGTCCTGTTCTGTAACGCTGGTGGACCATGGCCGAGGGTACCTGGGCATCCTGGTCAGCTGCCTTATCTGTGAGAGCGCCATCATGTGGTTGAGCATGAGAGGCAGCATTCTGTACACACAGCCCAGGGAAGCTGTGCAGTATGTCATCTACATACGGCTCG ctaTTTTGCTGGTCGAGCTAGTATATGCTGTGGTGGGAATTGCTTGGCTTCTCCAGTATTACCAGCCATGCTCTGATGTCACTGCCAAAAACCTGGCTTTGG GAATCGTTGCGTGCAACTGGCTAGTGATATTCAGCGTTTGCATTACCCTCATGTGCACCTTTGATCCTACGGGTCGGACTTTTGTCAAACTGAAAGCCACCCGTCGGCGTCAGCGCAACCTCACTACGTACACTCTCAG ACACCGGCTAGAGGAAGGCCAAGCCAGCAGCTGGAGCAGGAGACTTAAGTTCTTCATGTGCTGCACAAGAGCCCAGGATACCCAATCA GATGCGTATTCAGAAGTGGCCAGCCTTTTTGCAGAGTTCTTCAGAGACCTGGACATTGTGCCTAGTGATATTATTGCTGGCCTGGTACTTCTCCGCCAGAGGCAGAGGTCTAAGAGATCTGCTATCCTGGACCAG GCAAACAATGACATTTTAGCCTTCTTATCTGGAATGCCTGTCACTCGTAATACTAGATACCTGGACCTTAAGAACTCG GCCGAGATGAACATGTACAAGGATGTCTGTTATTACATGCTCTTTGCCCTGGCTGCATACGGTTGGCCCATGTACCTAATGAGGAAGCCTGCCTGTGGGCTGTGCCGCCTCGCCAGCTCCTGCCC CTGTACCTCAGTGTCTGGCTCTCGGTTGTCTCAGTCTGTGACAGTGGAGGAGGACAATTGTTGCGGCTGTAATGTTTTGGCCATACGGAGACACTTCCTGGACAGGGACCTCAAGCAGGTTCAGATTGTCTACACTTCCTGCCATGATGCT GTTTATGAGACTCCGTTTTTTGTGGCAGTGGATCATGCGAAAAAAAAGGTTGTCATCAGTATCAGAGGAACCCTATCACCAAAG GACGCCTTGACTGATCTGACGGGGGATTCTGAACGTTTGCCTCTAGAGGAGCAGCACGGGACCTGGCTTGGCCACAAG GGGATGGTTTACTCAGCAGAATACATTAAGAAGAAACTGGAGCAGGAAATGATCTTGTCACAAGCCTTTGGAAGAGACTTG AACAAGGGCACAATGCACTATGGGCTGGTCATAGTTGGGCATTCTCTCGGTGCAGGCACTGCTGCTatcctctccttcctgctgaGACCTCAGTACCCCACACTTCACTGCTACTCTTACTCTCCCCCTGGTGGCCTTTTTAG TGAGGATGCCATGGAGTACTCCAAAGAGTTTGTCACATCTGTGGTATTAGGAAAAGACCTTGTACCGAG GCTTGGCCTGTCACAACTGGAGGGTTTCCGACGCCACCTTCTGGAAGTCTTGCAGAAAAGTAACAAGCCAAAG tgGAGGATTATTGCGGGAGGCACCAAATGCATTCCGAAATCAGAGCTTCCAGTGGAGGATGAGGATCCTCAGTCTCAGCCAGCAGCGCCCCCCAGCAGTCGCCTGTGGCTCCACCCCAGTGACCTCAGCATTGCCCTTTCAGCCTCCACCCCCCTCTACCCTCCTGGCAAGATCATCCACGTGGTGCACAACCATCCCCCAGAGACATG CTGTGGCCAGGAGGAGCCAACCTACTCAGCTCTGTGGGGGGACAACAAGGCCTTCGATGAGGTTATCATATCACCCGCCATGCTTAATGAGCACATGCCCCACATGGTGATGGAGGGCCTTAACAAG GTGCTGGAAAACTACAACAAAGGGAAAACCGCTTTGCTGTCAGCAGCCAAGATCATGGTGAGCCCCACAGAAGTGGACTTGAACCCAGAGAACATGTTCGTGGatacatcaacaacttctcagcaGCCAACGCCTACAACCCACCACCGCAGGAACAGTAGTGTTCG TCTAAAACCATTGTCACG tTCGTGTGCCCAGTCTGAAATATCTCTGGATGGTTTCTCTGAGTGCCCTCCTCCCCCAGTGCCTGTAGTGCTGCGTGGAGCACGGGAGCGCCTGGCAGTGGAGCTGAGGGACCGCAAAGCACCTCTGGCTGTCATGGAGAGTCTCTCAGACGCCGAATCCCTCTATAGTCTGGATTCCCGACGCTCCTCAGCTGCGCTAAGAGGTTCACCAATGCTGAGTTGTCTCCCTTTCCCTTTGGATGCCCCGATCCCCGAGGAGAACCCGTCTCTCAGCTCTCGCACTGAACTACTGGCTGCTGACTGCCTCTGCCAGGAAACGCCAGAGCACCTGGGTGAGGTTGGGCCCTTCTTTACCCCACTGGAATCCAGATCCACCCCGGATTACCCCATGCGGCTGTCTCCAGCCACACCTCGCTACAGTGGACACCATTCCCCAGCTCTGCTAAACCAGAGCGCCTTGGCTCAGCCGTTTAAGCCAGAGCCTAACGTCAACCGAAAAATGCTTCCTGATGGGGATCACCAACAGATGCCCGGTGTCTACAGCCCAGGGAGCACTCCTAACACTCCCCTCAGCCCACAAATTGGTTCAAGACCAATGGATAGAGAAAATGAAGATTGGGAGCTGGAGACAGCAGAGAAACAGTTAAGTGCAGAGACCAGACCAGCAGCTTTTACTTCTCCACCCCAACTATCCAATGGAAACCCCAGCCAGGCAGTGCTGGAGTTCGCCCAGTACTTAGACTCTCTATTCAGACTGGACGGCAGCAGCTCACCGCCTCTGGAGCTGTCTGACGGGGAGTCAGAGTCAGGCCGGGGCTCCTTCGGGCAGGGTGAGTGTCTCGGAGATGGACAGCTGTTGGATGACAAACAACTTCTGGCCAGAGCAACACTGGAGCCTAACCTTGTCCCCAAGCCCCCACGCACTTTTGCTGGATCTGCTGACCCCTCTTCGGGCATCTCTTTGTCACCCTCCTTCCCTCTTTCGTCGTCTGAGGAGCTCAACGACCTTTCCCCCGCCGAGGGCGCCCTGCCAGCCATGAACTCCCTACGAACATCTAGCCCTTGCCACTGTCCTGAAGAGAACACACTGTCATCTATGGTGTAG
- the dagla gene encoding sn1-specific diacylglycerol lipase alpha isoform X2: protein MPGMVMFRRRWSVGSDDLVLPALFLFLLHCIWLVVLSVVLFGVPYGSEQSCSVTLVDHGRGYLGILVSCLICESAIMWLSMRGSILYTQPREAVQYVIYIRLAILLVELVYAVVGIAWLLQYYQPCSDVTAKNLALGIVACNWLVIFSVCITLMCTFDPTGRTFVKLKATRRRQRNLTTYTLRHRLEEGQASSWSRRLKFFMCCTRAQDTQSDAYSEVASLFAEFFRDLDIVPSDIIAGLVLLRQRQRSKRSAILDQANNDILAFLSGMPVTRNTRYLDLKNSAEMNMYKDVCYYMLFALAAYGWPMYLMRKPACGLCRLASSCPCTSVSGSRLSQSVTVEEDNCCGCNVLAIRRHFLDRDLKQVQIVYTSCHDAVYETPFFVAVDHAKKKVVISIRGTLSPKDALTDLTGDSERLPLEEQHGTWLGHKGMVYSAEYIKKKLEQEMILSQAFGRDLNKGTMHYGLVIVGHSLGAGTAAILSFLLRPQYPTLHCYSYSPPGGLFSEDAMEYSKEFVTSVVLGKDLVPRLGLSQLEGFRRHLLEVLQKSNKPKWRIIAGGTKCIPKSELPVEDEDPQSQPAAPPSSRLWLHPSDLSIALSASTPLYPPGKIIHVVHNHPPETCCGQEEPTYSALWGDNKAFDEVIISPAMLNEHMPHMVMEGLNKVLENYNKGKTALLSAAKIMVSPTEVDLNPENMFVDTSTTSQQPTPTTHHRRNSSVRSCAQSEISLDGFSECPPPPVPVVLRGARERLAVELRDRKAPLAVMESLSDAESLYSLDSRRSSAALRGSPMLSCLPFPLDAPIPEENPSLSSRTELLAADCLCQETPEHLGEVGPFFTPLESRSTPDYPMRLSPATPRYSGHHSPALLNQSALAQPFKPEPNVNRKMLPDGDHQQMPGVYSPGSTPNTPLSPQIGSRPMDRENEDWELETAEKQLSAETRPAAFTSPPQLSNGNPSQAVLEFAQYLDSLFRLDGSSSPPLELSDGESESGRGSFGQGECLGDGQLLDDKQLLARATLEPNLVPKPPRTFAGSADPSSGISLSPSFPLSSSEELNDLSPAEGALPAMNSLRTSSPCHCPEENTLSSMV from the exons ATGCCTGGCATGGTGATGTTTCGGCGGCGCTGGTCAGTTGGCAGTGATGACCTGGTGCTGCCCGCcctcttcctctttttattgCACTGCATCTG GTTGGTGGttctgtctgtggttctgttCGGCGTCCCCTATGGCTCAGAACAGTCCTGTTCTGTAACGCTGGTGGACCATGGCCGAGGGTACCTGGGCATCCTGGTCAGCTGCCTTATCTGTGAGAGCGCCATCATGTGGTTGAGCATGAGAGGCAGCATTCTGTACACACAGCCCAGGGAAGCTGTGCAGTATGTCATCTACATACGGCTCG ctaTTTTGCTGGTCGAGCTAGTATATGCTGTGGTGGGAATTGCTTGGCTTCTCCAGTATTACCAGCCATGCTCTGATGTCACTGCCAAAAACCTGGCTTTGG GAATCGTTGCGTGCAACTGGCTAGTGATATTCAGCGTTTGCATTACCCTCATGTGCACCTTTGATCCTACGGGTCGGACTTTTGTCAAACTGAAAGCCACCCGTCGGCGTCAGCGCAACCTCACTACGTACACTCTCAG ACACCGGCTAGAGGAAGGCCAAGCCAGCAGCTGGAGCAGGAGACTTAAGTTCTTCATGTGCTGCACAAGAGCCCAGGATACCCAATCA GATGCGTATTCAGAAGTGGCCAGCCTTTTTGCAGAGTTCTTCAGAGACCTGGACATTGTGCCTAGTGATATTATTGCTGGCCTGGTACTTCTCCGCCAGAGGCAGAGGTCTAAGAGATCTGCTATCCTGGACCAG GCAAACAATGACATTTTAGCCTTCTTATCTGGAATGCCTGTCACTCGTAATACTAGATACCTGGACCTTAAGAACTCG GCCGAGATGAACATGTACAAGGATGTCTGTTATTACATGCTCTTTGCCCTGGCTGCATACGGTTGGCCCATGTACCTAATGAGGAAGCCTGCCTGTGGGCTGTGCCGCCTCGCCAGCTCCTGCCC CTGTACCTCAGTGTCTGGCTCTCGGTTGTCTCAGTCTGTGACAGTGGAGGAGGACAATTGTTGCGGCTGTAATGTTTTGGCCATACGGAGACACTTCCTGGACAGGGACCTCAAGCAGGTTCAGATTGTCTACACTTCCTGCCATGATGCT GTTTATGAGACTCCGTTTTTTGTGGCAGTGGATCATGCGAAAAAAAAGGTTGTCATCAGTATCAGAGGAACCCTATCACCAAAG GACGCCTTGACTGATCTGACGGGGGATTCTGAACGTTTGCCTCTAGAGGAGCAGCACGGGACCTGGCTTGGCCACAAG GGGATGGTTTACTCAGCAGAATACATTAAGAAGAAACTGGAGCAGGAAATGATCTTGTCACAAGCCTTTGGAAGAGACTTG AACAAGGGCACAATGCACTATGGGCTGGTCATAGTTGGGCATTCTCTCGGTGCAGGCACTGCTGCTatcctctccttcctgctgaGACCTCAGTACCCCACACTTCACTGCTACTCTTACTCTCCCCCTGGTGGCCTTTTTAG TGAGGATGCCATGGAGTACTCCAAAGAGTTTGTCACATCTGTGGTATTAGGAAAAGACCTTGTACCGAG GCTTGGCCTGTCACAACTGGAGGGTTTCCGACGCCACCTTCTGGAAGTCTTGCAGAAAAGTAACAAGCCAAAG tgGAGGATTATTGCGGGAGGCACCAAATGCATTCCGAAATCAGAGCTTCCAGTGGAGGATGAGGATCCTCAGTCTCAGCCAGCAGCGCCCCCCAGCAGTCGCCTGTGGCTCCACCCCAGTGACCTCAGCATTGCCCTTTCAGCCTCCACCCCCCTCTACCCTCCTGGCAAGATCATCCACGTGGTGCACAACCATCCCCCAGAGACATG CTGTGGCCAGGAGGAGCCAACCTACTCAGCTCTGTGGGGGGACAACAAGGCCTTCGATGAGGTTATCATATCACCCGCCATGCTTAATGAGCACATGCCCCACATGGTGATGGAGGGCCTTAACAAG GTGCTGGAAAACTACAACAAAGGGAAAACCGCTTTGCTGTCAGCAGCCAAGATCATGGTGAGCCCCACAGAAGTGGACTTGAACCCAGAGAACATGTTCGTGGatacatcaacaacttctcagcaGCCAACGCCTACAACCCACCACCGCAGGAACAGTAGTGTTCG tTCGTGTGCCCAGTCTGAAATATCTCTGGATGGTTTCTCTGAGTGCCCTCCTCCCCCAGTGCCTGTAGTGCTGCGTGGAGCACGGGAGCGCCTGGCAGTGGAGCTGAGGGACCGCAAAGCACCTCTGGCTGTCATGGAGAGTCTCTCAGACGCCGAATCCCTCTATAGTCTGGATTCCCGACGCTCCTCAGCTGCGCTAAGAGGTTCACCAATGCTGAGTTGTCTCCCTTTCCCTTTGGATGCCCCGATCCCCGAGGAGAACCCGTCTCTCAGCTCTCGCACTGAACTACTGGCTGCTGACTGCCTCTGCCAGGAAACGCCAGAGCACCTGGGTGAGGTTGGGCCCTTCTTTACCCCACTGGAATCCAGATCCACCCCGGATTACCCCATGCGGCTGTCTCCAGCCACACCTCGCTACAGTGGACACCATTCCCCAGCTCTGCTAAACCAGAGCGCCTTGGCTCAGCCGTTTAAGCCAGAGCCTAACGTCAACCGAAAAATGCTTCCTGATGGGGATCACCAACAGATGCCCGGTGTCTACAGCCCAGGGAGCACTCCTAACACTCCCCTCAGCCCACAAATTGGTTCAAGACCAATGGATAGAGAAAATGAAGATTGGGAGCTGGAGACAGCAGAGAAACAGTTAAGTGCAGAGACCAGACCAGCAGCTTTTACTTCTCCACCCCAACTATCCAATGGAAACCCCAGCCAGGCAGTGCTGGAGTTCGCCCAGTACTTAGACTCTCTATTCAGACTGGACGGCAGCAGCTCACCGCCTCTGGAGCTGTCTGACGGGGAGTCAGAGTCAGGCCGGGGCTCCTTCGGGCAGGGTGAGTGTCTCGGAGATGGACAGCTGTTGGATGACAAACAACTTCTGGCCAGAGCAACACTGGAGCCTAACCTTGTCCCCAAGCCCCCACGCACTTTTGCTGGATCTGCTGACCCCTCTTCGGGCATCTCTTTGTCACCCTCCTTCCCTCTTTCGTCGTCTGAGGAGCTCAACGACCTTTCCCCCGCCGAGGGCGCCCTGCCAGCCATGAACTCCCTACGAACATCTAGCCCTTGCCACTGTCCTGAAGAGAACACACTGTCATCTATGGTGTAG